Proteins from a single region of Cyanobacteria bacterium GSL.Bin1:
- a CDS encoding TonB-dependent receptor has product MKQLLQNPTKVACLATLTYSLLLLYSPTKAVAVNEPSAKNAKETNKNLAQSTTEVTGVQLQETEEGLTLFLETSTGREPQTFRTTYGETLVIDLTNSRLRLPEGETFQQQNPAPGIALVEVEQRYSNTVRVRLVGETEVPTAEINATEQGVALAVNSEAIAQEPAEETPPAPTPPSTEQPQEQEPIELVVTATRTEERQIDIPRSVTVIEREEIEQQSRITNNISDILGKTLPGFAPPNQSINSVNTQSLRGRGFTVLIDGVPQSTNQGFASPLRTIAPSAVEKIEVVRGPTAIYGGNASGGVINIITRSSTGLPFSANSKVGFRGSLSNFLESDSLGLTLEQTLSGDLGDVDYLITSSFEDIGAFFDAEGDRVPKSAFSDFASLASEANTLNIMGKLGWDISPDQRLQLTVSHLDQDNTSDFVGDTNISEDEKARAVEVEGGLEFEEDPGTSNTVLNLSYNNDDLLGSEVDAQLFYRNVKTRTGTGSLSLPDQEIGSRPIPFQSTNDLERWGGRLGIETPLAQEDQLNLFWGVDYDRQGDINQDLNILEDTNPGPGINFEEVFTPTADDTPVAKIGSFGAFAQLAWEVTEDWNLRGGLRFENVTVANNDFRPLNSDVLFEGSRDPDEFLGELISASERSFNDTVFNIGTTVDVTDNLNAFASFAQGFQIPDFRRALRGGLSVDEDLDRLQPQVIDQYEIGLRGNWDRVQASIAGFYTTSDLGIGLERDPETGFLRQFRAPKRTWGLEAQVDWQPSDNWQLGSIVSWNEGEVDRNDDGEFLRLGLRDIQPMKVTAYVENQTTPGWRNRLQMLWVAGREVDNEIASFDTDSYVVFDLISDIDVGPGQLQLAIENIFNNQFIVFDRQTEDNDGFGVRAAAPGTTLTVNYSFDW; this is encoded by the coding sequence TTGAAACAATTGCTTCAAAATCCAACCAAAGTCGCTTGTCTTGCTACCCTTACCTATTCTCTACTGCTTCTCTACTCGCCCACAAAAGCGGTAGCAGTTAACGAGCCATCAGCCAAAAACGCTAAAGAGACAAATAAAAATTTAGCTCAAAGCACAACGGAAGTAACAGGCGTACAGCTACAAGAAACCGAGGAAGGTTTAACGCTATTTCTGGAAACTAGCACCGGTCGAGAACCGCAAACTTTTCGCACGACCTACGGAGAAACCCTAGTTATTGATTTAACGAATAGTCGGCTCCGTTTACCCGAGGGAGAAACGTTTCAACAACAAAATCCAGCCCCTGGAATTGCATTAGTAGAAGTAGAACAACGATACTCCAACACGGTACGAGTTAGATTAGTTGGAGAAACTGAAGTTCCCACAGCAGAAATCAATGCTACAGAACAAGGAGTTGCTTTAGCTGTGAATTCCGAGGCAATAGCCCAAGAACCAGCAGAAGAAACTCCCCCAGCACCTACACCGCCCTCAACTGAGCAACCTCAAGAACAAGAGCCCATTGAACTCGTTGTTACCGCCACTCGCACTGAGGAACGTCAAATAGATATCCCACGCTCAGTGACAGTGATTGAACGAGAAGAAATTGAGCAACAATCAAGAATCACCAATAATATTAGTGATATTTTAGGGAAAACCCTTCCCGGATTTGCGCCGCCCAATCAGAGCATTAATTCTGTTAATACTCAATCATTGCGGGGTCGTGGCTTTACAGTTTTAATTGATGGCGTTCCTCAAAGTACCAACCAAGGATTCGCCAGTCCCCTGAGAACCATTGCTCCTTCTGCTGTTGAAAAAATTGAAGTGGTTCGGGGTCCCACGGCTATTTATGGGGGCAATGCCTCTGGTGGCGTTATTAATATTATTACTCGTTCATCAACTGGCTTGCCCTTTAGTGCTAATTCTAAAGTCGGGTTTCGAGGGTCTTTGAGTAATTTTCTAGAAAGCGACAGCCTTGGTTTAACCTTAGAACAAACTCTCAGTGGGGATTTAGGCGATGTTGACTATCTGATTACTTCTTCATTTGAAGATATCGGAGCTTTCTTTGATGCAGAAGGAGATCGCGTTCCGAAAAGTGCATTTAGTGACTTTGCTTCCCTTGCTTCTGAAGCAAATACCTTGAACATTATGGGAAAATTAGGCTGGGATATTAGTCCTGACCAACGCCTCCAATTAACAGTAAGTCATCTAGATCAAGATAATACCAGTGATTTTGTCGGTGATACGAATATTTCTGAAGATGAAAAAGCTCGTGCTGTAGAAGTTGAAGGTGGTCTAGAGTTTGAGGAAGACCCAGGAACTTCCAATACTGTTCTTAACCTTAGCTATAATAACGATGACTTGCTCGGAAGCGAGGTTGATGCCCAGTTATTTTATCGCAACGTTAAGACTCGGACTGGAACTGGTTCTTTATCTCTTCCAGACCAAGAAATTGGAAGCCGTCCTATACCATTTCAAAGTACTAATGATTTAGAACGATGGGGGGGTCGCTTAGGCATTGAAACACCCCTTGCCCAAGAAGATCAATTAAACTTGTTTTGGGGGGTTGATTATGATAGACAGGGGGATATTAATCAAGACTTAAATATTTTAGAGGATACTAATCCTGGACCAGGTATCAATTTTGAAGAAGTATTCACACCAACTGCTGATGATACTCCAGTTGCTAAAATTGGTAGCTTTGGCGCTTTCGCACAACTAGCTTGGGAAGTTACCGAAGATTGGAATCTGAGGGGCGGTCTTCGCTTTGAAAATGTTACCGTTGCGAATAATGATTTTCGACCTTTAAATAGTGATGTTCTCTTTGAAGGAAGTCGTGACCCAGATGAATTTTTAGGGGAACTAATTTCTGCCAGTGAGCGTAGCTTTAATGACACCGTCTTTAACATTGGTACGACAGTTGATGTTACTGATAATCTCAATGCTTTTGCTAGCTTTGCTCAAGGTTTTCAAATTCCTGATTTCCGTCGCGCTCTTCGCGGTGGCTTAAGTGTTGACGAAGATCTTGATCGGCTTCAACCTCAAGTGATTGACCAATACGAAATTGGTTTACGGGGAAATTGGGACAGAGTGCAAGCCTCAATCGCTGGTTTCTATACAACCTCTGATTTGGGAATAGGACTTGAACGTGATCCTGAAACAGGATTTCTCCGACAATTTCGTGCGCCAAAACGGACTTGGGGATTAGAGGCGCAGGTAGATTGGCAACCCAGTGACAATTGGCAACTAGGAAGTATTGTTAGTTGGAATGAAGGAGAAGTTGATCGTAATGATGATGGTGAGTTTCTACGGCTGGGATTAAGAGATATTCAACCAATGAAAGTGACGGCTTATGTTGAAAATCAAACTACCCCTGGTTGGCGCAATCGTCTCCAAATGCTTTGGGTTGCTGGACGGGAAGTAGATAATGAGATAGCGAGCTTTGATACAGATAGCTATGTTGTATTCGATTTAATTAGCGACATTGATGTGGGTCCCGGTCAACTGCAACTTGCCATTGAAAATATCTTTAATAATCAATTCATCGTATTTGATCGACAAACTGAAGATAATGATGGGTTTGGCGTTCGTGCCGCAGCGCCAGGTACCACATTAACTGTTAACTACTCATTTGACTGGTAA
- a CDS encoding FkbM family methyltransferase, whose protein sequence is MRQLPPINYSKITRAEVKEYVNKPNPTILEIGAHHGEHTVLFSEMFESPKIYCFEPDPRNIVSFKQRVGDHPYITLFEMAVSSNSGTTELYQSSGVSKKSIEHDCSSSIKKPKNHLYVYPTIKFDQKVLVNTISLDEWCNQYKINCIDFIWMDVQGAEMDVFQGANQALKLTRYLYTEYNNNELYEGQGNLEQILEYLEQFSYEPLIRYPGDILLKNYKPKFKN, encoded by the coding sequence ATGAGACAATTACCACCAATTAATTACTCAAAAATTACAAGGGCTGAAGTCAAAGAATATGTTAATAAGCCTAACCCTACGATTTTAGAAATTGGTGCTCATCATGGGGAGCATACAGTTTTATTTTCGGAAATGTTTGAATCTCCAAAAATTTATTGCTTTGAGCCCGATCCTAGAAATATAGTTTCGTTTAAGCAAAGAGTAGGAGATCATCCTTACATCACTTTATTTGAGATGGCAGTTAGTTCTAATAGCGGAACTACAGAGCTTTATCAAAGTAGTGGAGTTAGTAAAAAGAGTATCGAACATGATTGTTCAAGTTCTATTAAAAAGCCCAAAAATCATCTTTATGTTTACCCAACAATAAAATTTGACCAAAAAGTTTTGGTTAACACTATATCTTTAGACGAATGGTGTAATCAGTATAAAATTAACTGCATTGACTTTATTTGGATGGATGTGCAAGGTGCTGAAATGGATGTTTTTCAAGGAGCAAATCAAGCTCTTAAATTAACAAGATATCTGTATACTGAATATAATAACAATGAACTTTATGAAGGTCAAGGAAATTTAGAGCAAATACTTGAGTATTTAGAGCAATTTAGTTATGAACCACTAATTAGATATCCAGGTGATATCCTCTTAAAAAATTATAAACCCAAATTTAAAAATTAG
- a CDS encoding SDR family NAD(P)-dependent oxidoreductase has product MTNEIAIIGMTGRFPSARNIDEFWDNLKQGKEGITPLTEEQLNQGGISSQVYEQPNYVKAAPILKNDIAEFDAEFFGYSPREAERSDPQQRLFLEVAWEALEIAGCNPEMSSSRIGVFGGVGRNTYLLFNLHHRLNQLDSIGAFQTLIGNDKDFLATRISYLLNLTGPSLTVQTACSTSLVAVHAAVSSLLSGESDIALAGGVSLKVPHLSGYHYQEGGIYSPDGHCRSFDAKAQGTVGGSGAGMVVLKRLEEAQADGNTIYAVIKGSAVNNDGSAKVGYTAPSVKGQASAIAEALFVADIDPNTIQYIEAHGTATPLGDPIEVQALTEAFQTTTQEKRYCALGSVKSNVGHLDAAAGVTGLIKTVLALHHQAIPPSLHFQEPNPEIDFDNSPFFVNTTLTPWQRGETPRRAGVSSFGIGGTNAHIVLEEAPLPVSSSDSRPCQLLLLSAKSETALTTASDNLAQHLTNHPDLKLADVAYTLNTARKGFPYRRMVVASDTQSAIAQLQEKTSQSSPDQPPAVTFLFPGQGAQFVNMGLELYQTESVFREQVNCGAEQLQSLLNLDLRQILYPREGEEATANEKLTQTAIAQPALFLVEYALARLWQSWGIQPQAMIGHSIGEYGAACLSGVISFTDALWLVVQRAQLMQSLPSGKMLSVTASASEIEPFLGDNLTLAVINAPHLCVVSGEESKIAQLQSQLETKGINNRFLNTSHAFHSPMMTPILEQFKAEVAKVKLQSPQIPFISNLTGTWITSEQATSPDYWAKQLRHTVQFSAGISELLQQDRIFLEVGPGTTLSTLVKQQATTARVTHSLPHPKSQTADQEQILQALGDLWLSGISPDWSGFYAQEQRQLIPLPTYPFQRQRYWIDPPTVSTSETPSELRKNQNLSEWFYVPSWKREVLSPQNLPSTTSWLIFLDATGLGESIAHRLEKQGDQVVTVQAGTTFSQLGEQAYAINPDRKQDYDTLFPTLADQNHLPQQLLHFWNVTPNSQQGENCFYQLLFLAQALGKQDLSDNLPLTVITSEQYDVTGTEPLSPEKATVQGICKVIPQEYPHLPCRLIDVDATALNQQLDSLREPLLKELNTKIPEGCIAYRNGYRWRQTFDRVSIPSSSQSLIREGGVYLITGGLGGIGLALANEIAQTPHTKLILISRSGLPDRAEWQDWLTGEEADDSVAEKVRRVQALEEQGAEVLVLTADVSERAAMATAIEEAEAHFGKINGVIHTAGIAGGGIIQLKTPEKAATVLSAKLQGTRILDELFADKPLDFMILNSSLSSVMGGVGQVDYCAANAFLDSFAHYRTHRSGQLTLAINWDTWQEVGMAVNTTVPEQLQKRREQGLEMGISTAEGQDAFRRLQGLGSPQVIVCTKDLPTVIQRRATPHSLEQLATQTSQNNQPQPSVTYPRPNLQVPYVAPRNETETIVADTWQRFLGIEPVGIHDDFFELGGHSLLATEIISELRDRVQQELPLNRLFETPTVAGLAAMITTEDNADPQNIQRSEETDDLLSELNALSANEVDSLLNQILAGDEHHWL; this is encoded by the coding sequence ATGACAAACGAGATTGCAATTATTGGCATGACGGGACGTTTCCCAAGTGCCAGAAACATTGATGAATTTTGGGACAACCTGAAACAAGGAAAAGAAGGGATTACCCCCCTAACAGAAGAACAATTAAACCAAGGAGGCATTTCTTCCCAGGTTTACGAGCAGCCAAACTATGTGAAAGCAGCACCCATTCTCAAAAATGATATTGCTGAATTTGATGCGGAATTCTTCGGTTATAGTCCGCGGGAAGCCGAACGGAGTGACCCGCAACAACGCTTATTTTTAGAAGTGGCGTGGGAAGCGTTAGAAATTGCCGGTTGCAACCCAGAAATGTCTTCCTCAAGAATTGGGGTCTTTGGTGGAGTTGGGCGCAATACCTATCTCCTGTTTAATTTGCACCACCGCTTAAATCAACTGGACTCCATTGGGGCGTTTCAAACCTTAATCGGGAATGACAAAGATTTTCTCGCCACCCGTATTTCTTATTTACTTAATCTCACGGGTCCCAGTCTCACCGTACAAACCGCTTGTTCTACCTCTCTGGTCGCAGTTCATGCTGCGGTATCCAGTTTACTCAGTGGGGAAAGTGATATTGCCCTCGCCGGTGGGGTTTCTCTGAAAGTGCCTCATCTGTCTGGGTATCACTATCAAGAAGGGGGAATTTATTCTCCGGATGGTCACTGTCGCAGTTTTGATGCAAAAGCCCAAGGCACAGTGGGCGGAAGTGGTGCGGGAATGGTGGTTCTCAAACGCTTAGAAGAGGCACAAGCGGATGGTAATACGATTTATGCCGTGATTAAAGGCTCTGCTGTCAATAATGATGGATCAGCAAAAGTAGGCTACACTGCCCCCAGTGTCAAAGGTCAAGCCAGCGCGATCGCGGAAGCCTTATTTGTCGCTGATATTGACCCCAATACGATCCAATATATCGAAGCCCACGGCACGGCAACCCCGTTAGGCGATCCCATTGAAGTGCAAGCCCTAACAGAAGCCTTTCAAACCACTACGCAAGAGAAGAGATATTGTGCATTAGGTTCAGTGAAAAGTAATGTGGGACATCTCGATGCCGCAGCAGGAGTAACGGGATTGATTAAAACCGTTCTCGCCCTCCATCATCAAGCGATTCCTCCCAGTTTGCATTTCCAAGAACCCAATCCTGAAATTGATTTTGACAATAGCCCTTTCTTCGTCAATACCACTCTTACGCCTTGGCAACGAGGAGAAACGCCACGTCGGGCGGGTGTCAGTTCCTTTGGCATTGGGGGAACCAACGCACACATCGTTTTAGAAGAAGCCCCACTGCCGGTTTCCAGTAGTGACTCTCGTCCTTGCCAACTTCTCCTTCTCTCCGCAAAGAGTGAAACTGCCCTCACGACAGCATCAGACAATCTTGCCCAACATCTGACCAATCATCCCGATTTAAAACTTGCTGATGTCGCTTATACCCTGAATACCGCCCGTAAAGGTTTTCCTTATCGGCGGATGGTCGTTGCGTCGGATACCCAGTCAGCGATCGCGCAGTTACAAGAGAAAACCTCTCAATCTTCTCCAGACCAACCTCCTGCGGTTACGTTCCTGTTTCCGGGACAAGGGGCACAGTTTGTCAACATGGGATTGGAGTTATATCAAACTGAATCGGTGTTTCGAGAACAAGTCAATTGCGGTGCAGAACAACTGCAATCCTTGCTCAATCTGGATTTACGCCAAATTCTCTATCCCCGAGAAGGCGAGGAAGCAACGGCAAACGAGAAATTAACCCAAACCGCGATCGCGCAACCGGCTTTATTTCTCGTAGAGTATGCCTTAGCCCGTCTCTGGCAATCTTGGGGCATTCAACCCCAAGCGATGATTGGACATAGTATTGGCGAATATGGGGCAGCGTGTCTGTCAGGTGTTATTTCTTTTACCGATGCCCTGTGGTTAGTGGTACAACGGGCGCAACTGATGCAATCGTTACCGTCAGGAAAAATGCTGAGTGTCACGGCTTCGGCTTCCGAGATTGAACCCTTTTTAGGAGATAATTTGACACTAGCAGTGATTAATGCCCCACACTTATGCGTAGTTTCCGGAGAAGAAAGCAAAATTGCACAACTCCAATCCCAACTTGAAACGAAAGGGATCAATAACCGTTTCCTCAACACCTCTCATGCCTTCCATTCCCCGATGATGACTCCCATCTTAGAGCAATTTAAGGCTGAAGTTGCAAAGGTAAAGTTACAGTCACCACAAATTCCGTTTATTTCTAACCTGACAGGAACTTGGATTACGAGTGAACAAGCGACAAGCCCTGACTACTGGGCGAAACAACTCCGCCACACCGTTCAATTTTCTGCTGGGATTAGCGAACTCTTGCAACAAGACCGAATCTTCTTGGAAGTGGGACCCGGAACCACCCTCAGCACTTTAGTGAAACAGCAAGCAACCACAGCGAGAGTCACCCACTCTCTCCCCCATCCCAAAAGCCAAACTGCAGATCAAGAACAAATTCTACAGGCATTGGGAGACCTCTGGTTAAGCGGCATTTCTCCCGATTGGTCTGGATTTTATGCCCAAGAACAACGACAACTCATTCCTTTACCCACCTATCCTTTCCAACGACAACGCTATTGGATTGATCCGCCAACTGTTTCAACCAGTGAGACACCATCAGAACTGCGCAAAAATCAAAATCTCAGCGAGTGGTTTTATGTTCCTTCTTGGAAACGAGAAGTATTATCTCCACAAAACCTCCCATCAACTACATCTTGGTTAATTTTTCTGGATGCAACAGGGTTAGGAGAAAGCATTGCCCATCGTTTAGAAAAACAGGGCGATCAGGTGGTTACGGTTCAAGCGGGAACGACCTTTAGTCAACTGGGAGAACAGGCTTACGCCATTAATCCTGATCGCAAACAAGATTACGACACCCTGTTCCCAACCCTAGCGGATCAAAATCACCTTCCCCAACAGCTTCTCCATTTCTGGAATGTTACCCCGAACTCTCAGCAAGGAGAGAACTGCTTTTATCAGTTACTGTTTCTCGCGCAAGCCCTTGGTAAACAAGATTTATCGGACAATTTGCCACTCACGGTTATTACTAGCGAACAATACGATGTAACGGGAACTGAACCCTTGTCTCCGGAAAAAGCAACAGTACAAGGTATTTGTAAAGTCATTCCCCAAGAGTACCCCCATTTACCCTGTCGTCTGATTGATGTTGATGCAACGGCGTTAAATCAACAACTAGATTCTCTCCGTGAACCGTTACTCAAGGAACTGAACACCAAAATCCCAGAGGGTTGTATTGCCTATCGCAATGGTTATCGTTGGCGACAAACCTTTGATCGAGTTTCTATTCCCTCATCTTCTCAATCTCTCATCCGTGAGGGAGGCGTTTATTTGATTACAGGCGGATTAGGGGGGATTGGTTTAGCATTAGCCAATGAAATCGCGCAAACGCCTCACACTAAACTGATTTTAATCAGTCGTTCTGGATTACCGGATCGCGCTGAGTGGCAAGACTGGCTAACGGGTGAAGAAGCAGACGACTCGGTTGCTGAGAAAGTTCGTCGTGTGCAAGCCTTGGAAGAACAGGGGGCAGAGGTTTTGGTGTTAACGGCTGATGTCAGCGAACGCGCTGCGATGGCAACTGCGATTGAAGAGGCGGAAGCGCATTTTGGCAAGATTAATGGCGTCATTCATACCGCTGGCATTGCCGGAGGCGGCATTATCCAACTGAAAACGCCCGAAAAAGCAGCCACGGTTCTATCGGCTAAACTGCAAGGCACTCGTATCCTCGATGAACTGTTTGCAGACAAGCCCTTAGACTTTATGATTCTCAACTCCTCTCTCAGTTCGGTGATGGGAGGTGTCGGTCAAGTGGACTACTGTGCCGCCAATGCCTTTCTCGATAGTTTTGCCCATTATCGCACCCACCGCAGCGGTCAACTCACCCTTGCCATTAACTGGGATACTTGGCAAGAAGTGGGCATGGCAGTGAATACCACTGTTCCCGAACAACTGCAAAAACGCCGTGAACAAGGGCTAGAAATGGGAATCTCCACCGCAGAAGGACAAGACGCGTTCCGTCGCCTGCAAGGATTAGGATCTCCGCAAGTCATTGTTTGTACCAAAGACTTACCCACTGTCATTCAACGCCGTGCTACTCCCCACTCTCTAGAACAGTTGGCAACCCAAACTTCGCAAAATAATCAACCGCAGCCCTCTGTCACCTATCCCCGTCCCAATCTCCAAGTGCCCTATGTTGCCCCCCGCAATGAAACCGAAACCATTGTCGCTGACACCTGGCAACGCTTTCTGGGGATTGAACCGGTAGGGATTCATGACGACTTTTTCGAGTTAGGGGGTCATTCGCTGTTGGCAACGGAAATTATTAGTGAATTGCGCGATCGCGTTCAGCAAGAACTCCCTCTCAATCGCCTCTTTGAAACCCCAACCGTTGCCGGATTAGCAGCCATGATTACCACTGAAGATAACGCTGATCCACAAAATATCCAACGCAGCGAGGAAACTGACGACCTCCTCTCCGAACTCAATGCCCTGTCCGCCAACGAAGTGGACTCCTTACTCAACCAAATTTTAGCTGGCGATGAGCATCACTGGTTATAG
- a CDS encoding sucrase ferredoxin — protein sequence MTKQFFCAQACYQAGESMIGMTANNQHYILVECPLPWPHQAAEAESVPENLQALMRELRETQQSVRFLFIYNQALRLRQGNRIIILTLPQGRTQSFYKYESQVSDLTQVAPLIRSYLAKGTNADLEDSSAIRDILVCTHGTHDKCCGKYGKPFYQEACQITAFSPNVRIWQSSHFGGHRFAPTAIDFPEGRFYGFLNRDFFTSILQRSGDISCLNQIYRGWSLLPRPVQILEKELAIAHGWDWFNYKVAGRILEKTEDGNQQKVELEYETPNGELAAYRGNIVVDPTQTVNLYGGCKSNEPKSFTKLAVQDYEAIELTKAGLK from the coding sequence ATGACAAAGCAATTCTTTTGCGCCCAAGCCTGTTACCAAGCAGGGGAATCCATGATTGGCATGACAGCTAATAACCAGCACTATATTTTAGTGGAATGCCCTCTTCCTTGGCCCCATCAAGCGGCGGAAGCAGAATCTGTGCCTGAGAATTTACAAGCGTTAATGAGGGAATTGCGTGAAACTCAACAATCAGTGCGTTTTTTATTCATCTATAACCAAGCTCTCAGACTTAGACAAGGCAACCGAATCATTATACTGACGCTTCCCCAAGGACGTACCCAAAGTTTCTATAAATATGAAAGTCAAGTTAGCGATTTAACTCAAGTTGCCCCCTTAATTCGGAGTTACTTAGCTAAGGGGACAAATGCTGACTTAGAAGATTCCTCTGCTATCCGTGATATTCTTGTTTGTACTCATGGCACTCACGATAAGTGTTGTGGCAAATATGGGAAACCCTTCTACCAAGAAGCGTGTCAAATAACTGCTTTCTCTCCCAATGTCAGAATTTGGCAGAGCAGCCATTTTGGTGGACATCGTTTTGCCCCCACCGCCATTGATTTCCCAGAAGGTCGATTTTATGGCTTTCTCAATCGCGATTTTTTCACTTCAATTTTGCAACGCTCAGGAGATATTTCTTGTTTGAATCAAATCTATCGCGGTTGGAGTCTCTTACCTCGTCCCGTGCAGATTTTAGAGAAAGAGTTAGCTATTGCACATGGTTGGGATTGGTTTAACTATAAAGTAGCCGGTCGCATCTTAGAAAAAACAGAGGATGGAAACCAGCAGAAAGTGGAATTAGAATATGAAACCCCCAATGGGGAATTAGCGGCTTATCGTGGCAACATTGTTGTTGATCCAACCCAGACAGTTAACTTGTATGGTGGTTGTAAATCCAACGAACCCAAGTCTTTTACGAAACTTGCTGTTCAAGATTACGAGGCAATTGAATTAACTAAAGCAGGGCTTAAATAA
- a CDS encoding helix-turn-helix domain-containing protein, with protein MDLLTKADLKNSWLETMTLRELHYNVQGFNKIRRDINYWRKHNLNYGLLPNGVKLKLTNQIIYNDYGKTVEHIESKPLISHFLLSGDHPVICPGIIKNQAEYTEQCGQNYLAFLPNIEEIEQSYQGEHQAVIIEIPLALLRDFVLELEQVPQQLKPLIETDRAPRFHQPVGKITPMMQTIIKQIWEHPYQGAIARMYLEAKVLELVSLQLFQLLQQEKQQPRQFTLNPKEIEQVYEARAILENNYLDPPSIVKLAQKIGLDRMKLQQGFREVFNVTPLQYLQNYRLDLARILLEDKDLTVSNVAHRIGYSNVSYFSRAFKRRFGITPGKYRS; from the coding sequence ATGGATTTGCTCACCAAAGCAGACTTAAAAAATTCATGGCTGGAAACCATGACATTGCGAGAACTGCATTATAATGTACAGGGATTTAATAAAATACGACGAGATATTAATTATTGGCGGAAACACAATCTAAATTACGGTTTATTACCGAATGGAGTTAAATTAAAGCTCACTAATCAAATCATCTATAATGATTATGGAAAAACCGTTGAACATATTGAAAGTAAACCTTTAATTTCTCATTTTTTATTATCAGGAGATCATCCTGTTATTTGTCCTGGAATCATCAAAAATCAAGCAGAGTACACTGAGCAGTGTGGGCAAAATTATCTGGCTTTCTTACCCAATATTGAAGAAATTGAGCAGTCATATCAAGGTGAACATCAAGCAGTAATTATTGAAATTCCTTTAGCTCTTCTAAGAGATTTTGTTTTAGAATTAGAACAGGTTCCTCAACAGCTAAAGCCACTCATTGAAACTGATCGCGCTCCCCGTTTCCATCAACCTGTTGGCAAGATTACTCCCATGATGCAAACCATTATTAAGCAAATTTGGGAACATCCGTATCAAGGCGCGATCGCGCGAATGTATTTGGAAGCAAAAGTGTTGGAACTGGTTTCCTTACAATTGTTTCAACTGCTGCAACAAGAAAAACAGCAACCCCGTCAGTTTACATTAAACCCAAAAGAAATTGAGCAAGTTTATGAAGCTAGAGCCATTTTAGAAAACAATTATCTTGATCCGCCATCGATTGTCAAATTAGCCCAAAAAATTGGACTGGATCGCATGAAATTACAGCAAGGATTTCGAGAAGTTTTTAATGTGACCCCCCTTCAATACTTGCAAAATTATCGTTTAGATTTAGCCAGAATTTTATTAGAAGATAAAGACCTCACGGTTAGCAATGTTGCTCATCGCATTGGTTACTCCAATGTCAGTTATTTTTCTCGCGCCTTTAAACGTCGCTTTGGGATAACGCCTGGAAAATATCGGTCTTAA
- a CDS encoding GNAT family N-acetyltransferase codes for MNSLEIRAPHSQELSAMYYQRWTVLRQPLGKSPGSERDRADEAEGTYYAIAKGKWLRHIALIEGKIIGSARLRLFEKGIGSIAYVAVLPEFSRQGIGSQLMEFLLNLAQEKGLHTIRLRSRVTAQSFYKKLGFSSTTEPFIHIGIPHVDMKLSL; via the coding sequence GTGAATTCGTTAGAAATTCGTGCTCCTCACTCTCAAGAACTCTCTGCAATGTATTACCAACGGTGGACTGTGTTGCGCCAACCCTTGGGGAAATCTCCTGGGAGTGAGCGCGATCGCGCTGATGAGGCTGAAGGAACTTATTACGCGATTGCCAAAGGCAAGTGGCTTCGCCACATCGCGCTGATCGAAGGAAAAATTATTGGTTCAGCACGGCTACGTTTATTTGAAAAGGGGATAGGAAGTATTGCTTATGTTGCCGTTTTACCTGAATTTTCTCGACAAGGTATTGGCAGCCAATTAATGGAATTTCTTCTCAACCTTGCTCAAGAAAAGGGGTTGCACACGATTCGTTTGCGTTCACGAGTAACGGCTCAAAGTTTTTATAAGAAATTGGGATTTAGTTCCACAACTGAGCCTTTTATCCACATTGGGATTCCCCATGTGGACATGAAACTCTCTTTGTAG